One window from the genome of Phycisphaerales bacterium encodes:
- the pdeM gene encoding ligase-associated DNA damage response endonuclease PdeM, translating to MTVSTGDISITLAGHELQLMPERALYWAARGLLLVADTHWGKCQAFRDAGSALPVGPLQADLERLRDAADRVNADRVVVLGDLVHGPASYAPGMDELIRQWRPTLGCELALVPGNHDRSITRPRGRAMLEGWGVNVLPPRVELDGLALTHEPPIVAREYTLCGHVHPTVRLRGRGERVKLPCFWLDVEYHALVLPAFSSFVDGAPVRAGQDDARWATAGSRVWAV from the coding sequence ATGACCGTTTCCACCGGCGATATCTCGATCACGCTGGCCGGGCACGAGCTGCAGCTCATGCCCGAGCGTGCGTTGTATTGGGCAGCCAGGGGTTTGTTGCTGGTCGCCGACACGCACTGGGGCAAGTGCCAGGCCTTTCGCGATGCGGGCAGCGCCCTGCCGGTCGGGCCGCTGCAGGCAGACCTCGAGAGGCTGCGCGATGCGGCCGATCGCGTCAACGCTGATCGCGTCGTCGTGCTCGGCGACCTCGTGCACGGGCCCGCCTCGTACGCGCCGGGCATGGACGAGCTCATCCGGCAGTGGCGGCCGACGCTTGGCTGCGAACTCGCGCTCGTGCCGGGCAACCACGACCGGAGCATCACCAGGCCGCGCGGCCGGGCGATGCTCGAGGGCTGGGGCGTGAACGTCCTGCCGCCGCGCGTCGAGCTCGACGGGCTCGCGCTCACGCACGAGCCGCCGATCGTCGCCCGAGAATACACGCTGTGCGGCCACGTACACCCCACCGTGCGGCTGCGCGGCCGGGGCGAGCGTGTGAAGCTGCCGTGCTTCTGGCTCGATGTCGAGTACCACGCGCTCGTGCTTCCGGCGTTCTCGAGCTTCGTCGACGGTGCGCCGGTCAGGGCCGGGCAGGATGATGCTCGCTGGGCGACGGCCGGCTCTCGCGTTTGGGCGGTGTAG